The proteins below are encoded in one region of Candidatus Dormiibacterota bacterium:
- a CDS encoding xanthine dehydrogenase family protein molybdopterin-binding subunit → MGQPIPRVEDARLLRGRGRFVADISPVAGIHHAAIVRSPHAHARVVAVDASAALALDGVVAVVTPDDARRLLRPFSVGVGGAEPYWPLALDTARYVGEPVAVVVARDRYVAEDAADLVVVDYDPLDPVLDVEAGTVISSRSFRYGDPEAAFAAAEHRVDASFRFPRYSSTPIECYAVLAEWEAAAGECTVWSNFHGPFVMQPLVAASLGLPENRLRLVVPPDIGGSFGIKSGVYAYIPLIALASRLAGVPVRWTADRWEDLVASQAGTDRLTHASAAIDASGRITALRLEILDDVGAHLRPPEPATLYRCFGNLVGPYAVEHLAVEARAVLTNRPPTGLNRGFGGQQLYFSLERLVEMVGRRLGLDPVEVRRRNLIPADRMPYRTPSGGVYDSGDLPGLLDALLREGGRAEMLAERDRLRAAGRLAGVGMAMIVDPSGTNLGYIDLARTPEERGRGLGKSGCTESATLTMDPMGGVRLRIATAPEGQGHETVAAQIVADELGVPMAAVRVDPSIDTAAQVWNVSSGSYSSRFAPIVASAIHRACAALRERICAIAAEMLEVDPADLELVDGSVRARGSDRAVPIRRVAGLAHWDPGSLPPGLETLLTVTASFSSDLARSPAGDDTVDSSICYGGVADVCLVDIDPDTCAVRVLRYATVHDAGRILNPLLADGQVAGALAHGLGGTLYEELVYDPDGTPLTTSFMDYLCPTVAEMPELRIHHIDGDTDLVPSRAKGIGEGNCMAAPAAIANAVTDALSAHGVEVNELPVHGGRIWEWLQRARQRSEERM, encoded by the coding sequence GTGGGACAGCCCATCCCCCGGGTCGAGGACGCCCGTCTGCTCCGCGGGCGGGGCCGGTTCGTCGCCGACATCTCCCCCGTCGCCGGCATCCACCACGCCGCCATCGTGCGCAGCCCCCACGCCCACGCCCGGGTCGTCGCGGTCGACGCCTCCGCGGCGCTCGCCCTCGACGGCGTGGTCGCGGTGGTCACCCCCGACGACGCCCGCCGCCTGCTGCGGCCGTTCAGCGTCGGCGTCGGCGGCGCCGAGCCCTACTGGCCGCTGGCACTCGACACCGCCCGCTACGTCGGCGAGCCGGTGGCGGTGGTGGTCGCCCGCGACCGCTACGTGGCCGAGGACGCCGCCGACCTGGTGGTGGTCGACTACGACCCGCTCGACCCGGTGCTCGACGTCGAGGCGGGCACGGTGATCAGCTCCCGCTCCTTCCGCTACGGCGACCCCGAGGCCGCCTTCGCCGCCGCCGAGCACCGGGTCGACGCGAGCTTCCGCTTCCCCCGCTACAGCTCGACCCCGATCGAGTGCTACGCGGTGCTGGCGGAGTGGGAGGCGGCCGCCGGGGAGTGCACGGTGTGGAGCAACTTCCACGGTCCCTTCGTCATGCAGCCGCTGGTCGCCGCCAGTCTCGGCCTCCCCGAGAACCGGCTGCGGCTGGTGGTGCCGCCCGACATCGGCGGCAGCTTCGGCATCAAGTCCGGGGTCTACGCCTACATCCCGCTGATCGCGCTCGCCAGCCGTCTCGCGGGGGTGCCGGTGCGCTGGACCGCCGACCGCTGGGAGGACCTGGTCGCCAGCCAGGCGGGCACCGACCGGCTCACCCATGCGTCGGCCGCGATCGACGCCTCGGGGCGGATCACGGCGCTGCGGCTGGAGATCCTCGACGACGTCGGCGCCCACCTCCGGCCGCCGGAGCCGGCCACCCTCTACCGCTGCTTCGGCAACCTGGTCGGCCCGTACGCCGTCGAGCACCTCGCCGTCGAGGCGCGGGCGGTGCTCACCAACCGGCCGCCGACCGGGCTGAACCGCGGCTTCGGCGGCCAGCAGCTCTACTTCAGCCTGGAGCGGCTGGTCGAGATGGTGGGACGGCGGCTCGGGCTCGACCCCGTCGAGGTGCGCCGGCGCAACCTCATCCCCGCCGATCGCATGCCCTATCGCACCCCCTCGGGCGGGGTCTACGACTCCGGCGACCTCCCCGGGCTGCTCGACGCCCTGCTCCGCGAGGGCGGCCGCGCGGAGATGCTGGCGGAGCGCGACCGGCTCCGCGCCGCGGGGCGGCTCGCCGGGGTGGGGATGGCGATGATCGTCGACCCCTCCGGCACCAACCTCGGCTACATCGACCTCGCCCGCACCCCCGAGGAGCGTGGCCGCGGGCTGGGCAAATCGGGGTGCACCGAGAGCGCCACCCTGACCATGGACCCGATGGGCGGGGTGCGGCTGCGCATCGCCACCGCGCCCGAGGGGCAGGGGCACGAGACCGTGGCCGCCCAGATCGTCGCCGACGAGCTGGGGGTGCCGATGGCGGCGGTGCGCGTCGACCCCTCCATCGACACCGCCGCGCAGGTGTGGAACGTCTCCTCCGGCTCCTACTCGAGCCGGTTCGCCCCGATCGTCGCCTCCGCGATCCACCGCGCCTGCGCCGCCCTGCGCGAGCGCATCTGTGCCATCGCCGCGGAGATGCTCGAGGTCGACCCCGCCGATCTCGAGCTGGTGGACGGCAGCGTCCGCGCTCGGGGAAGCGACCGTGCCGTGCCCATCCGCCGGGTCGCCGGCCTGGCCCACTGGGACCCCGGCTCGCTGCCCCCCGGGCTGGAGACGCTGCTCACCGTCACCGCCTCCTTCAGCAGCGACCTGGCTCGGAGCCCGGCGGGCGATGACACCGTCGACTCCTCGATCTGCTACGGCGGCGTCGCCGACGTCTGCCTCGTCGACATCGACCCCGACACCTGCGCGGTGCGGGTGCTGCGCTACGCCACCGTCCACGACGCCGGGCGCATCCTCAACCCGCTGCTCGCCGACGGCCAGGTGGCCGGGGCGCTCGCCCACGGGCTCGGCGGGACGCTCTACGAGGAGCTCGTCTACGACCCCGACGGCACCCCCCTGACCACCTCCTTCATGGACTACCTCTGCCCCACCGTCGCGGAGATGCCGGAGTTGCGTATCCACCACATCGACGGCGACACCGACCTCGTCCCCAGCCGGGCCAAGGGCATCGGCGAGGGCAACTGCATGGCGGCGCCGGCGGCGATCGCCAACGCGGTGACCGACGCGCTCTCGGCGCACGGGGTCGAGGTGAACGAGCTGCCCGTGCACGGCGGCAGGATCTGGGAATGGCTGCAGCGAGCGCGTCAGCGCTCAGAGGAGAGGATGTGA